The sequence below is a genomic window from Nitrospira sp..
TGGGGAGCAGCAGTTACTGCGACTCTTGCAAGCCATTGCCGAAGGCACGCGCGGCTTGCCGGTGGTGTTCCCGGTCCATCCCAGGACGGCCAAGAACCTGCGCGACCTCGACAGCAAGACCCCGCAACTCAACTACGTCGATCCGCTGGGCTATCTGGAATTTAACTACCTGGTGAAGCATGCCAAGGGCGTGATTACCGACTCGGGCGGCATCACCGAAGAGACGACCGTGCTCAGCATCCCGTGCCTGACCCTGC
It includes:
- a CDS encoding UDP-N-acetylglucosamine 2-epimerase, coding for GEQQLLRLLQAIAEGTRGLPVVFPVHPRTAKNLRDLDSKTPQLNYVDPLGYLEFNYLVKHAKGVITDSGGITEETTVLSIPCLTLRDNTERPETITIGTNELIGTDPSKLPPALARLMAGQWKKGAIPSKWDGKAAARIVEHLEQVLVAN